From the genome of Naumannella halotolerans, one region includes:
- a CDS encoding IclR family transcriptional regulator codes for MDNTSGVGVLDKAAVVLTALESGPTTLAGLVTATGLARPTAHRLAVALEHHRLVGRDLQGRFVLGPRLAELASAAGEDRLLATAGPVLARLRDITGESAQLFRRQNESRVCVAAAERSSGLRDTVPVGSQLTMQAGSAAQVLLAWEEPERMQRGLRDAKFTAAALSNIRRRGWAQSIGERESGVASVSAPVRSPSGKVIAAVSVSGPMERLTRQPGRMHAPAVVAAADRLSEVLRRNND; via the coding sequence ATGGACAACACTAGCGGGGTCGGCGTTCTCGACAAAGCGGCCGTTGTGCTGACGGCTCTGGAATCCGGTCCGACCACCTTGGCAGGCCTGGTCACCGCCACCGGACTGGCCCGGCCGACGGCGCATCGCCTGGCCGTCGCCCTGGAGCACCACCGGCTGGTGGGCCGGGATCTGCAGGGACGGTTCGTACTCGGTCCGCGGCTGGCCGAACTGGCCTCCGCCGCCGGTGAGGACCGACTGCTGGCCACCGCCGGACCGGTCCTGGCCCGGCTCCGCGACATCACCGGCGAATCCGCCCAGCTCTTCCGGCGGCAGAACGAGTCCCGGGTCTGCGTGGCCGCCGCCGAACGCAGCTCCGGCCTGCGCGACACCGTCCCGGTCGGATCACAGCTGACCATGCAGGCCGGCTCGGCCGCCCAGGTGCTGCTCGCCTGGGAGGAACCCGAACGGATGCAGCGCGGGCTGCGCGATGCCAAGTTCACCGCTGCGGCACTGTCCAACATCCGACGCCGCGGCTGGGCGCAGTCGATCGGCGAGCGGGAGTCGGGCGTGGCCTCGGTCTCGGCGCCGGTCCGCTCCCCCAGCGGCAAGGTGATCGCCGCGGTCAGCGTCTCCGGGCCGATGGAGCGCCTCACCCGGCAACCGGGCCGGATGCACGCCCCGGCAGTGGTGGCTGCGGCCGACCGGCTGTCCGAGGTGCTGCGCCGCAACAACGACTGA
- the leuC gene encoding 3-isopropylmalate dehydratase large subunit, which translates to MGRTLSEKVWDDHVVRSVPGEPDLLFIDLHLVHEVTSPQAFDGLRQEGRKVRRPDLTLATEDHNTPTLNINLPIKDPTSRTQVDTLRKNAAEFGVRIHSLGDPDQGVVHIIGPWLGLTQPGMTVVCGDSHTSTHGAFGALAFGIGTSEVEHVLATQTLPQAKPKTMAVNVVGELAEGVTAKDLVLALISQVGTGGGQGYVVEYRGPAIEKLSMEGRMTICNMSIEWGAKAGMIAPDETTFAYLEGRQHAPKGEQWEAAKDYWRTLRTDDDAVFDAEVELDVSELSPFVTWGTNPGQGIALNDVVPDPADFADESERTAAERALEYMGLSAGTPLREIAVDTVFVGSCTNGRMEDLRLAASVIEGRKVADGVRMLIVPGSARVRLQAEAEGLDAIFLEAGAEWRAAGCSMCLGMNPDQLSPGERAASTSNRNFEGRQGKGGRTHLVSPAVAAATAVLGHLAGPADLPQPSLV; encoded by the coding sequence ATGGGACGCACACTGAGTGAGAAGGTCTGGGACGACCATGTCGTCCGTTCCGTACCGGGTGAACCGGACCTCCTCTTCATCGACCTGCACCTGGTGCACGAGGTCACCAGCCCCCAGGCCTTCGACGGGCTCCGGCAGGAGGGCCGCAAGGTCCGTCGGCCCGACCTGACGCTGGCCACCGAGGACCACAACACGCCGACCCTGAACATCAACCTGCCGATCAAGGACCCGACCTCGCGGACCCAGGTCGACACCCTGCGGAAGAACGCCGCGGAGTTCGGCGTCCGGATCCACAGCCTCGGCGATCCCGACCAGGGAGTGGTGCACATCATCGGGCCGTGGCTGGGGTTGACCCAGCCGGGGATGACCGTCGTCTGCGGGGACTCCCACACCTCCACCCACGGCGCCTTCGGTGCTCTCGCCTTCGGTATCGGCACCTCCGAGGTGGAGCACGTACTGGCGACCCAGACGCTGCCGCAGGCCAAGCCCAAGACCATGGCGGTCAACGTGGTCGGTGAACTGGCCGAGGGGGTCACCGCCAAGGATCTGGTGCTGGCACTGATCAGCCAGGTCGGTACCGGCGGCGGCCAGGGGTACGTCGTGGAGTACCGCGGTCCGGCGATCGAGAAGTTGTCGATGGAGGGTCGGATGACCATCTGCAACATGAGCATCGAATGGGGGGCCAAGGCCGGCATGATCGCCCCCGACGAGACCACCTTCGCCTACCTGGAGGGGCGCCAGCACGCGCCGAAGGGTGAGCAGTGGGAGGCGGCCAAGGACTACTGGCGCACGCTGCGCACCGATGACGATGCGGTCTTCGACGCCGAGGTCGAGCTCGATGTCAGCGAGTTGTCACCGTTCGTCACCTGGGGAACCAATCCGGGACAGGGCATCGCGCTGAACGATGTCGTGCCCGATCCGGCCGACTTCGCCGACGAGAGCGAGCGGACGGCCGCCGAGCGGGCACTGGAGTACATGGGGCTGAGCGCCGGTACGCCGCTGCGGGAGATCGCCGTGGACACCGTCTTCGTCGGCTCCTGCACCAATGGTCGGATGGAGGACCTGCGGTTGGCCGCCTCGGTGATCGAGGGACGCAAGGTCGCCGATGGGGTGCGCATGCTGATCGTCCCCGGGTCGGCCCGGGTACGGCTGCAGGCCGAGGCCGAGGGTCTGGACGCGATCTTCCTCGAAGCCGGTGCCGAATGGCGGGCGGCCGGCTGCTCGATGTGTCTGGGTATGAATCCCGACCAGTTGTCCCCGGGGGAACGCGCGGCATCGACCTCCAACCGCAACTTCGAGGGAAGACAGGGCAAGGGCGGGCGTACCCACCTGGTCTCACCGGCCGTCGCCGCAGCCACCGCGGTGCTGGGACACCTCGCCGGACCGGCCGATCTTCCTCAGCCCTCGCTGGTCTGA
- the leuD gene encoding 3-isopropylmalate dehydratase small subunit codes for MEAFTTHTGTAVPLRRSNVDTDQIIPAVYLKRVTRTGFADGLFSAWRSDPSFVLNRPEHAGATILIPGPDFGTGSSREHAVWALMDYGFKVVIGSRFGDIFRNNSGKAGLLIAVIPEADVHKLQELIEGDPSLEVEVDLEQRTITVAGWTITFEIDDYTRWRLLEGLDDVALTLRHADDISAYEEKRLPFKPTTQPVPSSS; via the coding sequence ATGGAAGCTTTCACCACCCACACAGGGACTGCAGTGCCGCTGCGCCGCAGCAATGTCGACACCGACCAGATCATCCCGGCCGTCTACCTGAAGCGGGTGACCCGGACCGGGTTCGCCGACGGTCTGTTCTCGGCCTGGCGATCCGATCCCAGCTTCGTGCTCAACCGTCCCGAACATGCCGGCGCGACGATCTTGATCCCCGGTCCCGACTTCGGCACCGGATCGTCTCGTGAGCACGCGGTCTGGGCATTGATGGACTACGGGTTCAAGGTGGTCATCGGATCCCGTTTCGGCGACATCTTCCGCAACAACTCCGGCAAGGCCGGTCTGCTGATCGCGGTGATCCCCGAAGCCGATGTGCACAAGTTGCAGGAACTGATCGAGGGCGATCCCTCCCTGGAGGTCGAGGTCGACCTGGAACAGCGGACGATCACCGTGGCCGGCTGGACCATCACCTTCGAGATCGACGACTACACCCGCTGGCGGTTGCTCGAGGGGCTCGACGATGTCGCACTGACACTGCGTCATGCCGACGACATCTCTGCCTACGAAGAGAAACGGCTGCCTTTCAAGCCGACGACCCAGCCGGTTCCCAGCTCCTCCTGA
- a CDS encoding HU family DNA-binding protein, whose amino-acid sequence MNKAELIEALAPHFDGNKAEAGRALNAVIETITFSTARDGRVSITGFGVFEKIRRPSRMVRNPRTGERKRAKATNIARFRPGSELKAYVTGEKKPPRATRKSTAAKAEAAPAKKTTATKAPAKKTATKAAAVKAPAETAAKKTTASKASAKKTTASKAPAKKTTASKAPAKKTTAKKTTAKKTTAKKATRKSSR is encoded by the coding sequence GTGAACAAGGCTGAACTGATCGAAGCACTGGCGCCGCATTTCGACGGCAACAAGGCCGAAGCGGGTCGTGCGCTCAACGCCGTGATCGAAACCATCACCTTCTCCACAGCTCGGGACGGCCGCGTGTCGATCACCGGCTTCGGAGTCTTCGAGAAGATTCGTCGTCCTTCACGGATGGTCCGGAACCCGCGTACCGGTGAGCGCAAGCGAGCCAAGGCCACCAACATTGCGCGCTTCCGTCCCGGGTCGGAACTGAAGGCCTACGTCACTGGCGAGAAGAAGCCGCCGCGCGCGACCAGGAAGTCGACCGCAGCCAAGGCCGAGGCAGCACCGGCGAAGAAGACCACCGCCACCAAGGCACCGGCGAAGAAGACGGCCACGAAGGCCGCGGCAGTGAAGGCTCCGGCGGAGACCGCCGCGAAGAAGACCACCGCGAGCAAGGCGTCGGCGAAGAAGACCACCGCCAGCAAGGCACCGGCGAAGAAGACGACCGCCAGCAAGGCGCCGGCGAAGAAGACCACCGCGAAGAAGACCACCGCGAAGAAGACGACGGCCAAGAAGGCGACGCGCAAGAGCAGTCGCTGA
- the cofC gene encoding 2-phospho-L-lactate guanylyltransferase, with translation MPDPSPLSDRTAGQVRRPLGAVVALKSLHLAKSRIDAEVGFRRELAWSMLVDTVTALQAVIPVVVVVGDGLPPVGSAQLVPDPGRDLNAAFTAGAAHLLDHGITEVLASVADLPALRSASVDQFVGALPQQRRLFLRDAAGFGTTMLLARALRGPRDLDPRFEGRSADNHLRSGAADPAPENWPDARLDVDTLDDLRRAAGMGLGTRTEALLRDVDHH, from the coding sequence GTGCCCGATCCGAGTCCGTTGTCCGACCGAACAGCCGGCCAGGTCCGGCGTCCATTGGGTGCCGTGGTTGCGCTGAAGTCGCTGCATCTGGCCAAGAGCAGGATCGACGCCGAGGTCGGGTTCCGCCGCGAACTGGCCTGGTCGATGCTGGTCGACACCGTGACGGCACTGCAGGCGGTGATCCCGGTGGTGGTGGTCGTCGGTGACGGTCTGCCCCCGGTGGGCAGCGCGCAGTTGGTGCCGGATCCGGGGCGGGACCTGAACGCGGCATTCACCGCCGGGGCCGCTCATCTCCTCGATCACGGCATCACCGAGGTGCTGGCATCGGTCGCCGATCTCCCGGCACTGCGTTCGGCGAGTGTCGATCAGTTCGTCGGAGCACTGCCGCAGCAACGTCGCTTGTTCCTGCGCGATGCCGCCGGATTCGGTACCACCATGCTGCTGGCCCGCGCGCTGCGCGGGCCGCGCGACCTGGATCCCCGGTTCGAGGGACGTTCGGCCGACAATCACCTGCGCTCGGGTGCGGCCGATCCGGCGCCGGAGAATTGGCCGGATGCCCGCTTGGACGTGGACACCCTGGATGATCTGCGGCGGGCTGCCGGGATGGGCCTGGGAACACGCACCGAAGCCCTGTTGCGCGATGTTGATCATCATTGA
- a CDS encoding lysophospholipid acyltransferase family protein, with the protein MSEPRLAVADPAALPIRAVNSEPAEVGLRVTVTALAAIMRRITRRDWRDRKKVPRTGPAIFVVNHISNIDPLVYGHYIAWAGRWPRFLAKASIFRTPVVGWVARACGQIKVDRDRADGGGAMAEAAAALAAGGSVSIYPEGTITFDPDGWPMNGRTGAARLALETGAPLIPVAQWGAQDILGGKKLTFPRFFPPRTVHVITGDPVDIDDLRGEPPTAGTLLLITDRIMDSLTALVGDLRQELPPRGRWDPRLRRRVVRRHREER; encoded by the coding sequence ATGAGCGAACCGAGGTTGGCTGTTGCCGACCCAGCAGCCCTGCCGATACGTGCGGTGAATTCCGAGCCCGCCGAAGTCGGTCTGCGGGTCACCGTGACCGCGCTGGCCGCGATCATGAGGCGGATCACCCGCAGGGACTGGCGGGACCGGAAGAAGGTGCCGCGAACCGGGCCGGCGATCTTCGTGGTCAACCACATCTCGAACATCGATCCGCTGGTCTACGGCCACTACATCGCCTGGGCGGGCCGGTGGCCGCGCTTTCTTGCCAAGGCATCGATCTTCCGTACCCCGGTCGTCGGCTGGGTGGCCCGTGCCTGCGGCCAGATCAAGGTGGACCGCGACCGGGCCGACGGCGGTGGTGCGATGGCCGAGGCCGCAGCCGCCCTGGCCGCGGGTGGTTCGGTCTCCATCTACCCCGAAGGAACGATCACCTTCGATCCCGATGGCTGGCCGATGAACGGTCGTACCGGCGCTGCCCGACTCGCCCTGGAGACCGGTGCACCGCTGATTCCGGTCGCCCAATGGGGTGCCCAGGACATCCTCGGGGGCAAGAAGCTCACCTTCCCCAGGTTCTTCCCGCCGCGTACCGTCCACGTGATCACCGGTGACCCGGTGGACATCGATGATCTTCGCGGTGAACCGCCGACGGCCGGAACCTTGTTGTTGATCACCGACCGGATCATGGATTCCCTGACCGCACTGGTCGGCGACCTCCGGCAGGAGCTTCCCCCCCGTGGGCGGTGGGATCCGCGACTGCGACGTCGGGTGGTCCGCCGACACCGGGAGGAACGCTGA
- a CDS encoding NAD(P)H-dependent glycerol-3-phosphate dehydrogenase yields MRVAVLGAGAFGTVLSLVFADAGHEVRLCGRRADQADEINERRTNERYLPGIELPPILATTDQQLATDGVEVVVLAVPAQTMRENLQHWQLPAEALIVSAAKGLEAETGARMSELMLDAGIDAERLAVIAGPNLAREIGARMPTAAVVAAYSNETAVRVQRSLHSPYFRPYTNLDVVGCELAGAAKNPIALAVGMIIGRGLGDNLLGTVMSRGLAEATRLGEALGADPHTFAGLAGTGDLVATCYSPLSRNRSFGERLGRGMPVAEALAASSGVVEAIPTSGSLAALADEVGVELPIISRIAPVIEGQISPDEALDALMSRQVKPER; encoded by the coding sequence ATGCGGGTGGCAGTTCTGGGGGCCGGGGCCTTCGGTACGGTCCTCTCCCTGGTCTTCGCCGACGCCGGCCATGAGGTCCGGTTGTGCGGTCGGCGAGCCGACCAGGCCGATGAGATCAACGAGCGGCGCACGAACGAGCGCTACCTGCCCGGGATCGAGCTGCCGCCGATCCTGGCCACCACCGACCAGCAACTGGCCACCGACGGGGTGGAGGTGGTCGTCCTGGCGGTGCCGGCGCAGACCATGCGGGAGAACCTGCAGCACTGGCAACTTCCTGCGGAGGCGTTGATCGTCTCCGCGGCCAAGGGACTGGAGGCCGAGACCGGTGCCCGGATGAGCGAACTGATGCTCGATGCCGGCATCGATGCCGAACGGCTGGCCGTGATCGCCGGCCCCAACCTGGCCCGGGAGATCGGAGCCCGGATGCCCACCGCTGCGGTGGTCGCCGCGTACTCGAACGAGACCGCGGTACGGGTACAGCGTTCCCTGCACTCGCCATACTTCCGGCCGTACACGAATCTGGACGTCGTCGGTTGTGAGTTGGCCGGTGCAGCGAAGAACCCGATCGCCCTGGCCGTCGGCATGATCATCGGGCGTGGTCTGGGGGACAACCTGCTGGGAACGGTGATGAGTCGCGGGCTGGCCGAGGCAACCCGGTTGGGGGAGGCCCTGGGTGCCGATCCGCACACCTTCGCCGGACTGGCCGGGACCGGTGATCTGGTCGCCACCTGTTACTCGCCGCTGTCACGCAACCGCAGTTTCGGCGAACGCCTGGGCCGGGGGATGCCCGTCGCCGAGGCGCTGGCCGCGAGCTCCGGTGTGGTCGAGGCGATCCCGACCTCCGGGTCGTTGGCGGCGCTGGCCGATGAGGTCGGTGTCGAACTGCCGATCATCTCCCGGATCGCCCCGGTGATCGAGGGTCAGATCAGCCCGGACGAGGCGCTGGATGCCTTGATGTCCCGGCAGGTGAAACCCGAACGATGA
- a CDS encoding D-alanine--D-alanine ligase family protein — protein sequence MNQPHPDTARHDSGRPLRVGLIFGGTSSEHGVSCLGAAAVAQAIDSTKYELVGVGITRRGRWQRVGSDDLRGLQIRDSVLPELPEGGGPEVVLRGTGQGPVLWTEAGEEPLDVAFLMLHGPGGEDGAIQGFCESIGLRYTGSGVAASAVGMDKHLMKLLFDSAGIPIGPYVAITPDRWGADPEECLRQVSGLEFPVFVKPARAGSSQGITRVSEPAGLRAAIEVAREHDPKVVVEQGFVGAREIECGVFDSGNGPQVSVLGEVVMHGKDGFYDYESKYTPGDEVSIVVPTRVDAGVEERIRGLAAEVFAVLGCEGHARVDCFLTADDQVMINEINTLPGFTATSMFPQVWQASGIDFTAQITRLLECAMSRSVGLR from the coding sequence GTGAATCAGCCCCATCCAGACACTGCCCGACACGACAGTGGTCGACCGCTCCGGGTCGGTCTGATCTTCGGCGGCACCAGTTCCGAGCACGGTGTCTCCTGTCTCGGCGCCGCCGCCGTCGCCCAGGCGATCGACTCCACGAAGTATGAGCTGGTGGGTGTCGGGATCACCCGCCGTGGCCGCTGGCAACGGGTCGGGTCCGACGACCTGCGCGGGTTGCAGATCCGCGACTCCGTGCTGCCCGAGTTGCCCGAGGGCGGTGGCCCGGAGGTGGTCCTGCGAGGGACCGGCCAGGGCCCCGTCCTGTGGACCGAAGCGGGGGAGGAACCGCTGGACGTGGCGTTCCTCATGTTGCACGGGCCCGGTGGTGAGGACGGCGCGATCCAGGGCTTCTGCGAGAGCATCGGGTTGCGCTACACCGGCTCGGGGGTCGCCGCCAGTGCGGTCGGCATGGACAAACACCTGATGAAACTGTTGTTCGACTCCGCCGGTATCCCGATCGGCCCGTACGTCGCGATCACCCCCGACCGGTGGGGTGCCGATCCCGAGGAATGCCTGCGGCAGGTGTCGGGCCTGGAGTTCCCGGTCTTCGTCAAACCCGCCCGCGCGGGCTCCAGCCAGGGGATCACCCGGGTGAGCGAACCGGCTGGGTTGCGGGCGGCGATCGAGGTGGCCCGCGAACATGACCCGAAGGTGGTCGTCGAACAGGGTTTCGTCGGCGCCCGGGAGATCGAGTGCGGTGTGTTCGACAGCGGTAACGGTCCGCAGGTCTCGGTGCTCGGTGAGGTCGTGATGCACGGCAAGGACGGGTTCTACGACTACGAGTCGAAGTACACCCCCGGTGACGAGGTGAGCATCGTCGTCCCCACCCGTGTCGATGCCGGTGTCGAGGAGCGGATCCGCGGACTGGCCGCCGAGGTGTTCGCCGTCCTCGGTTGTGAGGGCCACGCGCGGGTCGACTGCTTCCTGACCGCCGACGACCAGGTGATGATCAACGAGATCAACACCCTGCCCGGTTTCACCGCCACCTCGATGTTCCCGCAGGTGTGGCAGGCCAGCGGGATCGACTTCACCGCCCAGATCACCCGGCTGCTGGAGTGTGCGATGAGCCGGTCGGTCGGACTGCGCTGA
- a CDS encoding DUF3515 family protein: MTPSAPALRLRRYALPALGGLLALTGCSGAVQAADPELSAEAAETCAKVMSELPETVDGQPRRDTEPGRWTAAWGKPAIVLTCGAELPASAGPDAQCFEVNGVGWYAEEAEPGWVFTTLGRTVPVQVSVPSEHSPEADALVDLAQTINDHDENVQPCV; encoded by the coding sequence ATGACCCCGTCCGCCCCCGCGCTGCGCCTGCGCCGGTACGCGCTGCCCGCGCTAGGCGGGCTGCTGGCCCTGACCGGATGTTCGGGCGCCGTCCAGGCCGCTGATCCCGAGCTGTCGGCCGAAGCCGCCGAGACCTGCGCGAAGGTGATGTCCGAGTTGCCCGAGACCGTCGACGGTCAGCCCCGTCGGGACACCGAGCCGGGCCGCTGGACGGCAGCCTGGGGCAAACCGGCGATCGTCCTCACCTGCGGCGCCGAACTCCCGGCATCGGCCGGTCCCGACGCGCAGTGCTTCGAGGTCAACGGCGTCGGCTGGTACGCCGAGGAGGCCGAACCCGGTTGGGTCTTCACCACCCTCGGGCGCACGGTGCCGGTGCAGGTCAGTGTGCCGTCCGAGCACTCCCCCGAGGCAGATGCCCTGGTCGATCTCGCGCAGACGATCAACGACCACGACGAGAACGTCCAGCCCTGCGTGTAG
- a CDS encoding Lrp/AsnC family transcriptional regulator, translating into MTVQAYVLVQTTVGKAATVAETIRQIPGVVLAEDVTGPYDVIVRAEAADLDELGTMVVAKVQTVEDITRTVTCPVVKL; encoded by the coding sequence ATGACGGTCCAAGCCTATGTGCTGGTGCAGACGACGGTGGGCAAGGCCGCCACCGTGGCCGAGACGATCCGCCAGATTCCCGGTGTCGTGCTGGCCGAGGACGTCACCGGCCCCTATGACGTGATCGTCCGTGCCGAGGCCGCCGATCTCGACGAGCTCGGCACCATGGTGGTGGCCAAGGTGCAGACGGTCGAGGACATCACCCGTACCGTCACCTGTCCCGTGGTGAAGCTCTGA
- a CDS encoding thiamine-phosphate kinase has translation MSADNSAQGGNGPSIAETGEFGLIRQITGHGATTASGEPVVVPEVLQGPGDDCAVLQFSGPVVSTTDALVEGVHFRRDWSSATEVGRKAAAVNLADVEAMGARPIALLVAFAAPSDLPLKWATDCSDGLRTEASEAGAVVVGGDVTRSAEVMISVTALGELAGPPVLRSGAQPGQVIAIRGLLGWAAAGLVVLSRGFRSPRAVVEAQKVPRVPYGAGVQAAAAGAGAMIDVSDGLLADLGHIARASQVVCNVDSEALPVPESLQAVSSATGISPQRLLLTGGEDHSLVATFDPGRVPAEWQVIGTVGERTSEPGVRVDGAVWEGAQGYQHFRQ, from the coding sequence GTGAGCGCCGACAATTCCGCCCAGGGTGGCAATGGTCCGTCGATCGCCGAGACCGGGGAGTTCGGCCTGATCCGGCAGATCACCGGGCACGGTGCCACCACGGCCTCCGGCGAACCGGTCGTGGTTCCGGAGGTGCTCCAGGGGCCCGGGGACGACTGCGCGGTGCTGCAGTTCTCCGGACCGGTGGTGAGCACCACCGATGCGCTGGTCGAAGGGGTGCATTTCCGGCGCGACTGGTCGAGCGCCACCGAGGTCGGGCGGAAGGCCGCTGCGGTGAACCTGGCCGATGTCGAAGCGATGGGCGCCCGGCCGATCGCCTTGTTGGTCGCCTTCGCCGCACCCAGCGACCTCCCGCTGAAATGGGCCACCGACTGCTCCGACGGGCTGCGGACCGAAGCCTCCGAGGCGGGAGCCGTGGTGGTCGGTGGGGACGTCACCCGGAGCGCGGAGGTGATGATCAGCGTCACCGCCCTGGGTGAGCTGGCCGGTCCGCCGGTGCTGCGCTCGGGGGCGCAACCGGGGCAGGTGATTGCGATCCGTGGACTGCTCGGCTGGGCGGCGGCCGGGCTGGTGGTGCTGAGTCGTGGGTTCCGCTCACCACGAGCGGTGGTCGAGGCACAGAAGGTGCCGCGGGTTCCCTACGGCGCCGGTGTCCAGGCCGCGGCGGCCGGCGCCGGGGCGATGATCGATGTCTCCGACGGCCTGCTGGCCGACCTGGGTCACATCGCCCGCGCCTCCCAGGTGGTCTGCAATGTCGACAGCGAGGCCCTGCCCGTACCCGAATCGTTGCAGGCCGTCTCCTCGGCGACCGGCATCTCACCCCAGCGGCTGCTGCTCACCGGAGGTGAGGACCACAGTCTGGTCGCCACCTTCGATCCGGGCCGGGTGCCGGCGGAGTGGCAGGTGATCGGGACGGTGGGGGAGCGGACCAGTGAGCCCGGGGTACGAGTCGACGGCGCCGTCTGGGAAGGTGCCCAGGGCTACCAGCACTTCCGTCAATGA